From a region of the Phragmitibacter flavus genome:
- a CDS encoding PLP-dependent aminotransferase family protein — MHSSKSHSADAPLYLQLADRLQNLIKAGTFKPGDRIPSVRHLSAQHHVSIPTVLQAYVTLEDRRLIEARPKSGYFVRADLDAPLRPSARSRRQLQPKSLAQFPPLMSLVHDVANPNLVPMGGANPSADLLPGTKLARITAAIARSHTKQSISYDPVPGCPALREQLSRRSLDWGCALSPDDFIITNGATEALHLALSVTTQPGDTVLIESPTYYGVLTILSHLKLRAIGVPTCPQRGLDLNAAKKILSRDRVAAIVVMPNFNNPLGSLMPDSNRSDLLALAAQHQIPIIEDDIYGDLQHHGERPATLKSLDKNHQVLLCGSFSKTLAPGYRVGYLSASRYQDKIIQLKTAQNFCSAPLPALTIAEFLKNGGYDHHLRTLRNAFHHQVTQMRETLLAQLPSDTHISEPTGGFVLWVELPKKVDTLALFHQAREAGISIAPGHLFSPAAEFKHHLRISCGHPWNPAMEKAVAQLTRMIHHQLR; from the coding sequence ATGCACAGCAGCAAAAGCCATAGCGCCGACGCACCGCTTTACCTCCAGCTTGCCGACCGTCTCCAGAATCTCATCAAAGCAGGCACCTTCAAACCCGGCGACCGCATCCCCTCGGTTCGTCACCTCAGCGCCCAACATCACGTCAGCATCCCCACCGTGCTGCAGGCTTATGTCACCCTGGAAGATCGCCGCCTCATCGAAGCGCGACCCAAGTCCGGCTATTTCGTGCGGGCCGATCTCGATGCCCCACTGCGCCCTTCCGCCCGCTCGCGCCGCCAGCTTCAGCCCAAAAGCCTTGCGCAATTCCCGCCCTTGATGTCGCTGGTTCACGACGTCGCCAATCCAAACCTCGTCCCCATGGGCGGAGCGAATCCCAGTGCCGATCTGCTGCCCGGCACCAAACTCGCCCGCATCACCGCTGCCATTGCCCGCAGTCACACCAAACAATCCATCAGTTACGATCCCGTTCCCGGCTGTCCCGCCTTGCGCGAGCAACTCAGCCGCCGCTCCCTCGACTGGGGTTGCGCGCTTTCTCCCGACGACTTCATCATCACCAACGGCGCCACCGAAGCCCTGCACCTCGCCCTTTCCGTCACCACCCAACCTGGCGATACGGTGCTCATCGAATCGCCGACTTACTACGGCGTCCTCACCATCCTCAGCCATCTCAAACTCCGCGCCATTGGAGTGCCCACCTGCCCACAACGTGGACTCGACCTCAACGCAGCCAAAAAAATCCTCAGCCGTGACCGCGTCGCTGCCATCGTCGTGATGCCCAATTTCAACAACCCCCTCGGCAGCCTCATGCCGGACTCCAACCGCAGCGATCTCCTCGCCCTCGCCGCCCAGCATCAAATCCCCATCATCGAAGACGACATCTACGGCGACCTCCAACATCACGGCGAACGCCCCGCCACGCTCAAGTCCCTCGACAAAAACCACCAAGTTCTGCTCTGCGGTTCCTTCTCCAAAACCCTCGCCCCCGGCTATCGTGTCGGCTATCTGAGCGCCTCCCGTTATCAAGACAAAATCATCCAGCTCAAAACCGCGCAGAACTTCTGCAGCGCTCCACTCCCCGCCCTCACCATCGCCGAGTTCCTCAAAAACGGCGGTTACGATCACCACTTGCGCACTCTCCGCAATGCCTTCCACCATCAAGTCACCCAAATGCGCGAAACCCTTCTCGCGCAACTTCCCTCCGACACCCACATCAGCGAACCCACCGGCGGTTTTGTCCTGTGGGTCGAACTCCCTAAAAAAGTCGACACTCTCGCCCTCTTCCATCAAGCTCGTGAAGCCGGCATCAGCATCGCCCCCGGCCATCTCTTTTCACCCGCTGCCGAGTTCAAACATCACCTGCGCATCAGCTGCGGCCATCCATGGAATCCCGCCATGGAAAAAGCCGTCGCGCAACTCACCCGCATGATCCATCATCAACTTCGCTGA
- a CDS encoding NIPSNAP family protein, producing the protein MNFLSRLLLLATAMPLFTASALQASETSASATPVYELRIYTTNEGKLPNLLARFRDHTFGLFEKHGITNIGYWTPIEKEDGADTTLIYLLSHKSREAAKASYAAFGQDPAWKSALAASEVNGKILAKPPESIFLDITAYSPKIEITKSATPRVFELRTYTTTPGNLDNLHARFTNHTMKLFSKYGMSHLGYWTPSDADKGKDNTLIYLLFHNSKEAGLESFTNFRKDPDWIAAKGLSEKDGSLTIPQPDGVKSVYLKAVDFSPIE; encoded by the coding sequence ATGAACTTCCTCTCCCGCCTTCTTCTTCTCGCCACCGCCATGCCCCTGTTCACTGCTTCAGCCCTTCAAGCCTCCGAAACTTCTGCCAGTGCCACTCCCGTCTACGAACTGCGCATCTACACCACCAACGAAGGCAAGCTTCCCAATCTCCTCGCCCGCTTCCGCGATCACACCTTTGGCCTGTTTGAAAAACACGGCATCACCAACATCGGCTACTGGACCCCGATCGAAAAAGAAGACGGCGCCGACACCACACTCATCTACCTCCTCTCCCACAAGTCACGCGAAGCCGCCAAAGCTTCCTACGCCGCTTTCGGTCAGGACCCCGCCTGGAAATCCGCCCTCGCGGCCAGCGAAGTCAACGGCAAAATCCTCGCCAAACCACCCGAGTCCATCTTCCTCGACATCACCGCCTACTCCCCAAAAATCGAGATCACCAAAAGCGCCACTCCCCGCGTTTTCGAACTCCGCACCTACACCACCACACCTGGCAATCTCGACAACCTTCATGCCCGTTTCACCAACCACACGATGAAGCTGTTTAGCAAATACGGCATGTCCCACCTTGGTTACTGGACCCCGTCTGATGCCGACAAAGGCAAAGACAACACCCTCATCTACCTTCTTTTCCACAACAGCAAGGAAGCCGGACTTGAATCCTTCACCAACTTCCGCAAGGACCCCGACTGGATCGCCGCCAAAGGTCTCAGCGAAAAAGACGGCTCCCTCACCATCCCCCAACCCGACGGCGTCAAATCCGTCTATCTCAAAGCCGTCGATTTTTCGCCGATTGAGTAG
- a CDS encoding DUF1501 domain-containing protein, which translates to MNKLLISRREVLQTMSSGIGWLAFSALAAGKANGNGNGVEGGVGLPHFPARAKRVIFLTMRGGPSHVDLFDYKPELMKQAKLGRGLEGGRLLGPAFPFAQFGKSGQWMTTLYPKLSEHADDLCIINSMHTDLPNHAQAFVQMHTGSFQFVRPSIGAWTLYGLGSENENLPGFVTLNPPADNGGAQNYGSGFLPAKHQGTRIGSGQLPDLYAALMKREALPGPPMKNIERRAGVSERAQRAQLDLVRGLNEEKLRRDGVNREVEGAIGAFELAFRMQAEVPEVLDMRDEPESMLKLYGIGAGKGNDQFARQCLLARRMAEAGVRFIEVTSTVQWDHHNLLKDGLAKNCAATDQPVAALLTDLKARGMLNDTLVVWAGEFGRTPYAQNLDGRDHNHKGYSIWMAGGGVKGGLTYGATDEFGHRAVVNPMHIHDWHATMLHLLGLDHKRLTFDYGGRNFRLTNVGGEVATGILG; encoded by the coding sequence ATGAACAAGCTATTGATTTCACGTCGGGAGGTTTTGCAGACGATGTCTTCGGGCATTGGATGGCTGGCGTTTTCGGCTTTGGCTGCTGGGAAGGCGAATGGGAATGGGAATGGTGTGGAGGGCGGCGTTGGGCTGCCGCATTTTCCGGCGCGGGCGAAACGGGTGATTTTTTTGACGATGCGCGGTGGCCCGTCGCATGTGGATTTGTTTGATTACAAGCCGGAGTTGATGAAGCAGGCGAAGTTAGGTCGCGGATTGGAAGGGGGAAGGTTGCTGGGACCGGCGTTTCCGTTTGCGCAGTTTGGGAAGTCGGGTCAGTGGATGACGACTTTGTATCCAAAGCTGTCGGAGCATGCGGACGATTTATGCATCATTAACTCGATGCATACCGATTTGCCAAATCATGCACAGGCGTTTGTGCAAATGCATACGGGGAGTTTCCAGTTTGTGCGGCCATCGATCGGGGCATGGACGCTGTATGGATTGGGATCCGAGAACGAGAATCTGCCGGGGTTTGTGACATTGAATCCACCGGCGGACAACGGTGGCGCGCAGAATTATGGCAGCGGTTTTTTGCCGGCGAAACATCAGGGGACGAGGATCGGCAGCGGTCAGTTGCCGGATTTGTATGCGGCGTTGATGAAGCGCGAGGCGTTGCCGGGTCCGCCGATGAAGAACATTGAGCGAAGGGCGGGAGTTTCAGAACGAGCGCAGCGCGCGCAGTTGGACCTCGTGCGGGGATTGAATGAGGAGAAGCTTCGGCGCGATGGGGTGAATCGCGAGGTGGAGGGAGCGATTGGGGCGTTCGAACTGGCGTTTCGAATGCAGGCGGAGGTGCCGGAGGTTTTGGATATGCGCGATGAGCCGGAGTCGATGTTGAAGCTTTATGGGATCGGCGCAGGGAAGGGTAATGACCAGTTTGCGCGGCAGTGTTTGCTTGCGCGGCGCATGGCGGAGGCGGGGGTTCGGTTCATTGAGGTGACTTCAACGGTGCAGTGGGATCACCACAATTTGTTAAAGGATGGGTTGGCGAAAAATTGTGCGGCGACGGATCAACCGGTGGCAGCGTTGCTGACGGATTTGAAGGCGCGAGGGATGCTCAATGACACGCTGGTGGTGTGGGCGGGTGAGTTTGGGAGAACGCCGTATGCGCAGAATCTGGATGGGCGCGATCACAACCACAAAGGCTATTCGATCTGGATGGCGGGCGGCGGCGTGAAGGGCGGATTAACTTATGGGGCGACGGATGAGTTTGGGCATCGGGCGGTGGTGAATCCGATGCACATCCATGACTGGCATGCGACGATGCTGCATTTGCTGGGGCTGGATCACAAACGGCTGACGTTTGATTATGGGGGAAGAAACTTCCGGCTGACGAATGTGGGGGGTGAGGTGGCTACGGGGATTTTGGGGTGA